GCCCACAATGAGCCCTTCCATGGCCTGCATGCCCGGATCGACCACCTGATCGGCGGCCACGAGCGCAGCCTGACCCGGCTGCACAAGCTGCTGGAGGAGCCCAAGCGGGCCATAGACACCTTCCACATCCTCTTCCGGCGCAAGATCGACCGCTGGACCCTGGGCATGGCGACGGGCGAGAGCCTGGCCCACCTCAACTGCCTGCTGGCCCGAGGCCTTGCCGTCCGCACCCAGGATGAGGCCGGGGTGGACTGGTACCGTGCCGTCTGAGGCGATCCATGTCCGGCCAGCCGGGCCGGGGGATCTGGCGTCGATCCACCGGTTCATCCTGGACCTTGCGGCGTATGAGCGGCTTTCGCATGAGGTGGACGCCACCCGGGAAGGCCTGGCCCGGGACCTCTTCGGGCCCTCGCCGCGGGTCTTCTGCGACATCGCCGGCATCGACGGCGAGCCGGTTGGCTTCGCCCTCTGGTTCTACAACTACTCCACCTTCCGGGGACGGCACGGGATCTGGCTTGAGGACCTCTTCGTCAGGCCGGAGCACCGGGGAGCGGGGGCGGGCCTGGCCCTCCTGAAGGCCCTGGCCCGGCGCTGCCGGGAGGAGGGCCTGGCCCGTCTGGAATGGTCGGTGCTGGACTGGAACGCCCCGGCCATCGGCTTCTACGACTCGCTGGGCGCCCTTGCGATGGACGACTGGACGACCCGGCGGCTGACCGACGACGCCCTGGAGGCCCTGGCCCGATGAGCGATCCTCCCGTCACCGTGATCCGGGCGAGCCCTGCCGAAGAGGCCGACATCCGCCGCCGGGTGCGGGAGGTCGATCCCGCCAGCCTGGGCCCGGACCGGGTGATCGCCACACCGGCCCATGCCGCCTCCCTGGCGCGGATGCTGGCCGATCCCAGGGTCTCGGACCCCATTTACGACCTGCCCCGGCCGATCACCGAGGCCAGCGTCCGGGCCTGGATCGAGGCGACGGCGGCGGACCAGGCGCGAGGCGAGGCGGTGCTGATCCTGTCCCTCGACGAGGCGGGCGAGGTCGCCGGCTATTCCCGTTTCAGCGTCTGGCCGGACAGGTCCTCGGCCGAGATCGCCGGCGCGACCCGGGCCGACAGGCAGAACCGCGGCCAGGGGACGGCGGGTGCAGCCCGGTCCTTCGGCTGGATGTTCGAGGTTCTGGGCGTGCGCCTGGTCGGCCTGACGGCGGCCCTGGACAATGTCCGCTCGGCCCGGGTGATCGAGGCCGCCGGCTTCCGTCCCATGGGCGAGCGCGACAGCCGCCGTCCCGACGGGACCGTCCGCCGCTCGCTCTACTGGGAGATGACCGCCGACGAATGGCGCCGGGTCCGCGACTCCAGGGAAGCGCCTTCGTGATCCAGGAGCCAGGCCTTGCGCTCCAGCCCACCTGCATAGCCGGTCAGGGCGCCTGACCGGCCGATCACCCGGTGGCAGGGGATCAGCAGGGACACGGGGTTTGATCCGTTCGCCAGGCCCACCGCCCGGACCGCCTTTGGCGAGCCCACCTGAAGCGCGATGTCGAGATAGCTCCGGGTTGCGCCGGGGGGAGTGTCGCAGAGGGCCGTCCAGACCTGCTCCTGGAAGCGCGTCCCTGCAGTGGCGCAGTCGAGGCGGGCCAGGGCGTCCGGGGCGCCCTCGAAGTATCCCTCAAGGGCCTCGGTCACCCGGGAGGGCGCCTCGCCGGCCCGGAGGGCAAGGCCAGGGTAGAGGCGCGACATGCGCTGGCGGATCCGCGGGAGGCCGGAGCCGAAGTCCAGGCCCCGGATGATCCCGGCCTCGTCGAGGATCACCTCGATGCAGCCGAGGGGCGAGGCGACTTCCGAGACGCTCAGTCGGAGGGGCGCGGGGGCGTCGATCTTCATTGGGCAGGTCCTTTGCTTTGGGATGCGGCGTCCGCGTCCTTTGCCCAGAGGTGGGCGGCGGCGTAGGCCCGCCAGGGGCGCCAGGCCTCGGCCTGCGCCAGCAGGGCTTCCGGGGTGGGCCTGCGACCTTCCGGGTCTGCCGCCGCCCTCAGGAGGGCCAGGTCCGAGTGCGGGAAGGCGTCGGGCTCGCGCAGGGCGCGCATGGCGATGTACTGGGCGGTCCAGGCTCCGACCCCAGGTAGGGCCGTGAGCCTGCGGACGGCGCTTTCGAGGTCCTGGCCGGGGCCGAACAGCTGGCCGTCGTCCAGGGTCATGCGGGCGATGGCCGCCAGGGCCCGGCCCCGGGCCCGGGGCATGGGCAGGGACTCCGGGTCGAGGCCGGCGAGGCGCTCCGGTCCCGGGAACAGCCTGTCCAGGCCGAACCGGCGGGCCGGCTCGAAGTCGAGGCGAACGCCGTGGCGCTCCGCCAGTCGACCCGCCAGGCCCCGGGCGGCGACGACCGACACCTGCTGGCCGAGGATGGCCCTGACCGCCACTTCGAAGCCGTCCCAGGCGCCCGGCGCCCGAAGGCCCGGCCGCCGGGCGAGGAGCGGGCCAAGATCCGGATCCTTGCCCAGGTGCGCCAGGACGGGCTCAGGGTCGAGGGCGAGGTCGAATACCCGCCGCACCTGTGCCAGAACCCGGGGAAGGACGCGGAGGTCAGGAAACCAGAGGCTGGCCGACAGGTTGTCGCCCCGCCCGGGCTCGACCCGGACCACTCCGGCGACGCCCGCGACCGCCAGTGTCCGCACATATGCCTGGCCGTCGATCCGCTCGACACCCGCCACCTGCCGCTGGGCGAAGAAGTCCAGCATACGGGACCAGTCGTAGGGAGGCCGGTAGGCGAGCCGGAGGGTTACCCCATCGGCCAAGCCCGCCTCGGCGCCAGGGCGCCTGCGCAGGCTCGAGGGCGGATGGCCGCAGGCGGCCTGGAAGGCCTCGTTGAACCGCCGGATGCTGCCGAAGCCCGAGGCGAGGGCCACCTCGGACATGGCGAGGCCGGTCTCCAGGACCAGGCGCCGGGCCATGAGAAGCCGCCGTGTCTGGGCCACCGCGACCGGGGAGGCCCCGAGGTGTTCCTGGAAGAGCCGCCTGAGATGTCGTTCTCCAACGCCCAGGCGCCGGGTCAGGTCCTGGAGGCCGCCAGAGTCGAGGACCCCGAGGTCGATCAGGGCCAGGGCCCTGGAGACCGTGTTGGCCGTGCCGTTCCAGGCGCCGAGTTCCGGGGCGGTTTCCGGCCGGCAGCGCAGGCAGGGCCGGAAGCCCGCATGCTGGGCCGCCGCCGCGGAACCAAAGAAACGAACGTTCTCGGGCCTGGGCGTACGGGCCGGACAGACGGGCCGACAGTAGATTCCGGTTGTGGTGACACCCGCGAACAGCCGTCCGTCGAGACGGATGTCCCGGGTGGCGAAGGCGCGAAAACTGGCGGCGGGATCCAGGTCCATGGCCTCAGCCTGGTCTTGTCCCAGGCGAATGTCTGGCGGTTTTCGGACGCCGATACCGCTGTCGGAAGCCCCGGCCAGGCGTGAACCTGACCGGGGATGCCGAACTCAGGACGCCGGCTTGGCGGCGGCCGGCTGCGCGTTGTTGCCGCCCGGCAGGGGGCCGCGGTTCAGGTCGAAGAACTTGGGCGCCATCTTCGGCACGGCCTCGTCCAGGATGGTCTGGACCGTCCAGCCCTCTTCCTTGGTCACCGTCTCGACCGGACGGGGCTGGGAGTAGAGGATGATGTTCTCTCCCGAGGCGCCGAAGATCTGGCCCGACACGTGCGAGGCGGC
The sequence above is a segment of the Phenylobacterium parvum genome. Coding sequences within it:
- a CDS encoding GNAT family N-acetyltransferase translates to MSDPPVTVIRASPAEEADIRRRVREVDPASLGPDRVIATPAHAASLARMLADPRVSDPIYDLPRPITEASVRAWIEATAADQARGEAVLILSLDEAGEVAGYSRFSVWPDRSSAEIAGATRADRQNRGQGTAGAARSFGWMFEVLGVRLVGLTAALDNVRSARVIEAAGFRPMGERDSRRPDGTVRRSLYWEMTADEWRRVRDSREAPS
- a CDS encoding GNAT family N-acetyltransferase; its protein translation is MPSEAIHVRPAGPGDLASIHRFILDLAAYERLSHEVDATREGLARDLFGPSPRVFCDIAGIDGEPVGFALWFYNYSTFRGRHGIWLEDLFVRPEHRGAGAGLALLKALARRCREEGLARLEWSVLDWNAPAIGFYDSLGALAMDDWTTRRLTDDALEALAR
- a CDS encoding methylated-DNA--[protein]-cysteine S-methyltransferase, translating into MKIDAPAPLRLSVSEVASPLGCIEVILDEAGIIRGLDFGSGLPRIRQRMSRLYPGLALRAGEAPSRVTEALEGYFEGAPDALARLDCATAGTRFQEQVWTALCDTPPGATRSYLDIALQVGSPKAVRAVGLANGSNPVSLLIPCHRVIGRSGALTGYAGGLERKAWLLDHEGASLESRTRRHSSAVISQ
- a CDS encoding DNA-3-methyladenine glycosylase 2 family protein; amino-acid sequence: MDLDPAASFRAFATRDIRLDGRLFAGVTTTGIYCRPVCPARTPRPENVRFFGSAAAAQHAGFRPCLRCRPETAPELGAWNGTANTVSRALALIDLGVLDSGGLQDLTRRLGVGERHLRRLFQEHLGASPVAVAQTRRLLMARRLVLETGLAMSEVALASGFGSIRRFNEAFQAACGHPPSSLRRRPGAEAGLADGVTLRLAYRPPYDWSRMLDFFAQRQVAGVERIDGQAYVRTLAVAGVAGVVRVEPGRGDNLSASLWFPDLRVLPRVLAQVRRVFDLALDPEPVLAHLGKDPDLGPLLARRPGLRAPGAWDGFEVAVRAILGQQVSVVAARGLAGRLAERHGVRLDFEPARRFGLDRLFPGPERLAGLDPESLPMPRARGRALAAIARMTLDDGQLFGPGQDLESAVRRLTALPGVGAWTAQYIAMRALREPDAFPHSDLALLRAAADPEGRRPTPEALLAQAEAWRPWRAYAAAHLWAKDADAASQSKGPAQ